From a single Nicotiana tabacum cultivar K326 chromosome 8, ASM71507v2, whole genome shotgun sequence genomic region:
- the LOC107782516 gene encoding UDP-glycosyltransferase 87A1-like produces MDLPSQIKCHIVAMPYPGRGHINPMMNFCKLIATKHPNILITFIVTEEWYSFINSDPLPENIKYATIPNVIPSEIGRAKDFAGFLRATLTKLEAPVEKLIDGLGPLKPSVIVYDTYMNWVTRVGSRRNIPVASFFPMSATVFDIFHHMDLLAQNGHLKANLSGKQQEQVDYIPGIPSIRVLDLPTPFHGKGQELLDVTMEIFSTVSKAQYLLFTSVYELESSVIDALKQKFTVPVYPIGPAIPYFTSEKDPSSTTSVDEPEYIKWLNAQPNDSVLYISQGSFLSASRAELDEIAAGVHDSGVRFFWVARDETVRFQNNGCSEGLVVPWCDQLRVLSHPSIGGFWSHCGWNSTKEAAFSGLPMLTFPIFWDQQTNSKQIVEDWKIGYRVKKDGKCSITREEISSLLKWFMDSENDEVTETRRRAKEIQKICQCSTAKGGSSEINIDAFVKDICFMP; encoded by the exons ATGGACCTACCTTCACAAATCAAATGTCATATTGTTGCAATGCCTTATCCAGGTAGAGGCCATATTAATCCAATGATGAATTTCTGCAAACTCATAGCCACAAAACATCCCAACATTCTTATTACTTTTATTGTAACTGAAGAGTGGTACAGTTTTATTAATTCCGACCCTTTACCAGAAAACATTAAATATGCAACTATACCTAACGTTATTCCTTCCGAAATTGGTCGTGCTAAAGATTTTGCTGGATTTCTCAGAGCTACTTTAACTAAACTAGAAGCTCCTGTTGAGAAATTGATTGATGGGCTTGGGCCGTTGAAACCGAGTGTTATAGTGTATGATACGTACATGAATTGGGTGACAAGAGTTGGGAGTCGGAGGAATATTCCGGTGGCTTCATTTTTTCCGATGTCGGCGACTGTGTTCGATATTTTTCATCACATGGATCTTCTTGCTCAAAATGGGCATCTTAAAGCCAATTTGTCAG GAAAACAGCAAGAGCAGGTTGATTATATTCCTGGAATTCCTTCGATTCGCGTTTTAGATCTTCCTACACCATTCCATGGAAAGGGGCAAGAATTATTGGATGTAACAATGGAGATCTTCTCGACAGTGTCTAAAGCACAATATCTTTTGTTCACTTCAGTCTATGAGCTTGAATCTTCTGTTATTGACGCTCTAAAACAAAAATTTACAGTCCCTGTCTATCCAATTGGTCCAGCCATACCTTACTTCACTAGCGAAAAAGATCCCTCCTCGACTACTTCTGTCGATGAACCAGAGTACATTAAGTGGTTAAATGCTCAACCAAATGATTCTGTGTTGTACATATCACAAGGGAGTTTCCTCTCTGCATCGCGTGCTGAACTGGATGAGATCGCGGCTGGTGTACACGACAGTGGTGTTCGATTCTTTTGGGTGGCACGTGATGAAACTGTCCGATTTCAGAATAATGGATGTAGCGAAGGGCTGGTTGTTCCTTGGTGTGACCAATTGAGGGTGTTGTCACATCCTTCTATTGGTGGATTTTGGTCGCATTGTGGATGGAATTCGACTAAAGAAGCAGCATTTTCAGGTCTTCCAATGCTGACTTTTCCAATATTTTGGGATCAACAGACTAACAGTAAGCAAATTGTTGAAGACTGGAAGATTGGTTATAGGGTGAAAAAAGATGGCAAATGTTCGATAACGAGGGAAGAGATCTCTAGCCTGTTGAAGTGGTTTATGGATTCTGAAAATGATGAAGTGACGGAAACGAGGCGAAGAGcgaaagaaatacagaaaatatGTCAATGTTCCACTGCAAAAGGTGGATCTTCTGAAATTAACATTGATGCTTTCGTCAAGGATATATGTTTCATGCCATAA